DNA sequence from the Triplophysa rosa unplaced genomic scaffold, Trosa_1v2 scaffold6_ERROPOS1493707, whole genome shotgun sequence genome:
TGCTGAGTTTAGGGCACGTGGACTGTTGTGACTTTACAGGACAGCAAcatttgtgtggagagagacacagagagaatgAGACGCACTGAGACGTGTGTGAGAAACGCTGGATGCATGTGACTGTACTGATGTATCCGCTGCAGTTAAAAAagtataataattgtaaaaaaagaaaaatagccATTTGAGTGTTTGCAATTTACAGCGCGTCTCTGTTCACCGTCATTTTCCTTGTACAAGTTGTCCAACTTTCTAAAGCTGTCTATGCAAATCCTGCATCCTTTGTAAAACAAATGCTACATACTAAAAACCGCTAGCAGTTGCTTTCCATAGTTATCATACGATGATTATATTTATAGTGAGGATGTTACTTATTCTTTTATGGCACGTACATGATGTAATTTGCAAACGCTTGCATCTCTGTGGAGTTTCtgtacaaaatgtaagaaagaatTTTTAAACaagtaataaattatatttatatgcaaCACTGAATTTGGGTGTCTCTCGTGGGTTTACAtggctttttgtttatttatttatttaagaattAAGGTTCTCAGGTCAAAAGAGCATAATGTTTGGATGGCATCTCAAAAGGTAAAACGTTGATTGAATTGTTTCAATGTGAAGCTCTATGTAGTTTGCTTCCAAAGATCCCTTACGACTTTAATATGGATATAATGCGGACTAACTttagaaaacagaacaaaacacttttTCTCATCTCAAACCCTGAATTTGAAGCTGATTCAcagaaaatctttattttttacacGTATAATTGGAGTTATTTTTGAAGGTCAATACATTGGTGAGAGTATGTTGGATGTAAGAGCGATAGCTTAGTTAACGACGTTGGTGAAAGCTATAAAGAGTAtttcttaatactttttaaaatcttaataAAAACGCATTACATTTACTTAAATCTTTGCACTTCACATCATTAGTAAACGGCCACTTTTAAAGTGGCATGCAGCATAACATCAATGACTTAACGGTTTATTGTtaaaagtcaccattatggtaatcagtgtttgctttagttgggcttttCGCACATGATTTTCGAAAACTTTCTTTGGCTGCTTTGTGTTTGTTGCGGGTGTTTTTGTTACTGGAtagcaaaaaaatgaaacaaaagaaaatttgaTTATTGATTTAGTGGTTAATTAGGCAAATCATCAActttttttgttgaattttCAGCTTTGTTTCAACAGTGTCTATATGAGGAGTTTTTGAACATGTTATGTACTTTAACACAGACATCAACAATCAGTGTATAAATCTAAACAGTGGTGACCATCAAATGAAAAGCTTCATGCCGCATGCTGGGTACCATCATAAATAGACACAAAACTCATTTAttactcccagcatgcattgcggcATGAATAAATCATGCAGATGAATTGTCTTACTTTTTTCTTCAGCTGCTTTTACTTTTCCTGTTGTTTTGTTGGGTCTTCAAATTTGTGACCAACAAAAACCATGAACATCTAAACCTTGTTTTAATTGGCAAtgagagcttttgtagatgtatGACAGAAGCAAAGTGAAGGTGGCAATGGTGagtattacataaaaaaaactggtTGCCAGAAAACATCTgtaaaaactacaaaatactacaaacattttttaaagtgtgcCATTTACGCccataaaaactttaaagaTTAAGCAGCACTTAATCCATAAATAGCTCAAATAAAATAGCGAAACTTTAATGAATCTCTTCATCAGGTTCATCTCTGAGGTGAATTGTGCGTTTTGCACCAGTTGCCTTTAGACAGTTCATAAGCGTGCCTGTGTTATGCTTCaatatttatttctgtaaaactgtaaaatgtctGTCAATAATGTTCATTGGATTTACCAgctaatcaaaataaatactgATAGTCTTAAATCATAAATTTTTTTAAACCTCTAAAGAAATTTTAAGAATTTCACCTAAGAACATTCTTATGAATTTATAATTTAGTGAATCCAGTTTAGCTCTTCATTTAAACTTTCAATATACCGAATGAAACGGCAGAGACCATCCACTAGAATTTAATCCACTTTATTAAATGTGGAATGTTAGACgcatacatacatttatttcactCCATTTACATAAACTATCAAATATTAGAGGTGTACATGTTAAATAAGGCACAAGGCAAATTGAATCGATCGGCAAAACATCCTGTACAAACGTTTAGGGTGAACATTTTCTCTGACAACACTGaatatttacattcatattttgCAAGGCTCTCAAAGTAACAAAACAGGCAGAGAGTTTAACATGACCACAAGCCAAACAATAAAGTTcatcatcatttaaaatgaatcggcatcaaaagaaacattagatgaaaaaaagaaatgtccaAACACAGAATTTCTCTTTCAAGGATTGATGAAGGTTTTAAACACACGCTTTTGAAGTTTTTATGGAGTGATGTTTTTATATATCGAGTCTTTGCATCTTATTTTACGACTAATGATGACCAGAGTTCAAACACTCTCGTGTGCGACGGGGTGTGACCTGCAGgtgcttctgtctgtctgtctgagctTTCACAGAAAGCAGGAATAAATCTGTTGGCGCCTCTCTCAGCATTGTGGACGGGACGTTCGGATGCGTCACAGTTTAATGTCCTGAGAATCGGACATCTTGCAGAGCGTCTTCTTTACCCTCAGTGCGGTCAGACGTGACGCGGGATTGTGCGCCCAGCATTCTGTCATGAGTTTACCCATCTGCCGCAGACACTAAaaaccaaaacacaaaacaaattaaaGCTTATTAAAAGAAGATTATTATTTGTGTAGATGTATATGTGCTACGTATatgatatgtaagggataatccacggcttcgcgtcgggtggttcttcgcctcaacgtcgtgcattaaaatcctttaatgcacggctagccgtggattatcccgcttataccatggtcatttgccaagttaaagcttttattgatgtttacagtgtaattttagatcaaacaggtgaaaatgacagttattttgtcagttaatttgaaatgtaatcaaacttatCCTGAGCTACCCAtgcgttaaaggcttttaatgcacaccttccagccaatcagaatccagtattcaaacagaccatggtataatagtCTTTAAGACGTTTTTTTACAATCTACAATTTATCTTTGTCTTCTCTTGATGCATGAGTTTGGAGACGATACTCAATATAACTTGGCTCGAGATTATATTTATTTCATGCATAAAACTTCACTTCTATTCAAAATAAATCTGCCTTCTTGCAATAATAGATTTTGATATGTCATCAAAGTTGGCAACGTCTTATTTAGAGAATACATCTGTAGTTGTTGGATGAGATGTGGTTTGATGTTTGTACCTCATCGCTGCTCCAGCGGTTGGGAAAAGAGGGTCTCTGTCTCTTAATACAGACCACCTCCCTCATGTCCTCATATGAAGGGTCACTGGGCACCAGATCATGATACGGTAACTGATACTCCTCCACAATCCCTGTTCAAAACATGACATCACCGTATAAATAGGACATTTTATTACATCTGATGCCTTAAGAATAAACACCGCAGACTTTCACGCTAAATGCAGTGGAGTGCGTGTGCTCGCGTGTGCTCACCAGCAGACACGCATCTCCTCGCGATCTCCCACAGAATGAGACCGAAGCTGTACATGTCTGCCATGATGTACGACTGGAAGTGACTCCGGTTCAGACTCTCGTCCAGAACCTCCGGCGCCATGTAGCGTTTGGTCCCGACCCGCGTGTTGGGAGGGATGTCCACTTCGTTGGTGTCACTGCGCGAAACAAAACGCAGTTAGACGTCTCAtgaacatttactgtacatccaACCCATCGGGCAGGTGTCCGCGCGCTTCTACCTGATGAATTTGACGGCGAGTCCCAGATCCGCAATGCAGCAGGTGCCGTTTTTCTTCACCAGGATGTTCTTGCTCTTCAGGTCTCGGTGTGCGATGGCCGGTTTTCCCTTCGTGCCGAAGATCTCCGTGTGCAGGTGACTGAGACCCGAGACGGCGGAGTAGGCCAGCCGCAGCAGGGATAGGGTGTCCAGCGTGGTGGATTTGAGGTAGTCGTACAGAGATCCGTTTTCATGGTAGTCTGTGATCAGGTACAACTGCGTCCACGAGCCCGTGCCTTTAATGTCTGCCGCAATGAAACCTGCCAAGACAACCCGACATGCTTTCACAGACCTGCAACTTCTGACCACAAAACAGAACATGTCAGAACACAGACAGGTCTTTACCCAGAATGTTCTCGTGTCTCATGAGGACGGTCTGGTAGATCTCGGTCTCTCTGAACCAGCTGGCCTCCTCCGTGGTGAAGAAGACCTTCACAGCCACTCGCTCGCCTCTCCAGCGGCCCATCCACACCTCACCGTACCGACCCTTCCCGATCTGCTTCACCATCTGGATCTGCTTGGCGATCGTCCGCTGCACCTGCGCACGAAAATACAACCCATCAGTTCGGACTTTTTAtctcttttcttctctttctatataaatatatatatatatatatatatatatgtaataaaaaaaaccttatgtatactgtggtgggctgtatgagaccagttttattgcacctatgctttttgttgtccttatgatgctccaattgcttctattgtttccCTCATTCGTAAacagctttggataaaagcgtctgctaaatgactaaatgtaaatgtacaacgATTCAAAACTTGTGACAGGTCTCGTGAGACGATTGGCTCAAATGTGTTTAGGTCAAATcatcgtttttgtttcatctgtgaactactaacaatatttctcccaaacttCACATaacaatattgtttctatttgcctttatttgcagaaaatgaaaactggagaaacaggtgaaaataacagaaaagatgctctgtgttttttcacacctcaaatacagcaaagaaaacaagttcagattgacttttaagcaaaacaacagtcatatttacttaggaaaaaagttttaatgtgataacctctcacagttttcatgtgtctttatgtcactcctgaggtttgattttgtcgaaattcaacaaacactggactggaatggacacaatacatctagaaatggtcTTTCTATTAATTTTGCTCAAAATATTGatattgttttcatttctcTTTCTGAGTGATGATGTAATGATCGTCTCTCACCAGCAGAGGGAGCCCTGAACCACTGCCTGAACTCTGAGACTGTTCGATCAAATCCCTCAGAGATTCTCCAGCAGGAATGAAGGTCTCGTCCTGTTCCAGACCCCTGCTGTACCGCGCTCGTGTCGCCTGACGCTTgtttctgacacacacacacaccattcatgtgaaaaaacatctgaactttttcaaaaacgaGAAAGCTCAACAAGATGTGACAACAGTGATGTACCTGTAGTAGAAGAATATAAAGATGAAGAGCAGAAGCAAACAGCAGACGCAAACAGAGATCAGAAGAGCCATATAATGAACGCTGCCGTCCAGATCTGAGGAGGAGACGGAGAAAACACGCCCGTGTTCAATCAACAAACCACAAGTGTTCGTCTTCATTTCAATTCTGAGACTGTCGTGTGATCCATCGTCTATCTCTCCGTGTGAGTTTGTTTAGTGCGTGTGTATTGAGAATTAGCGGAGAGGTAATCGAGTCACGATCGATTGGGTCTCTTCCTGCTCGAGTTTCTGACCAGTGACACCATTGAGAGTCGCTCGTGGGACGGCCGCTCGCTGGGACTCtaaccttacacacacacacacgcacgcacacacacacacacacacactgagagcTGGATGTGTCGTGCAGTGTGACAGATTCTCGCATGTCAGAAACAGAATCTGTCCCGTGAGAACTCGTGTCCTTTTCATTAGAGAGACAGAGAACACGCTTCCACTGCAGACTGACCCTGCCCCAGCAATCCCAGCAGCCCCCAAAAACCTGCGGTTTGTAACAGTTGAACCTGTCAAAAGCCATCAGCCAAGAGACGGCCATAAACAgcactgcatgtgtgtgtgtgtgtgtgtgtgtgtgtgtgtgtgcgtgtgtcactTCATTCAATACCAGCGGACACGTGTCTCATGACACAATATGACTCTCGCGTGCGTTGACCAGATAACAATTCAAATACAATCTTCTATTGAAGCTGCTTGATCATTCTGTTACTC
Encoded proteins:
- the LOC130551148 gene encoding bone morphogenetic protein receptor type-1B is translated as MVCVCVRNKRQATRARYSRGLEQDETFIPAGESLRDLIEQSQSSGSGSGLPLLVQRTIAKQIQMVKQIGKGRYGEVWMGRWRGERVAVKVFFTTEEASWFRETEIYQTVLMRHENILGFIAADIKGTGSWTQLYLITDYHENGSLYDYLKSTTLDTLSLLRLAYSAVSGLSHLHTEIFGTKGKPAIAHRDLKSKNILVKKNGTCCIADLGLAVKFISDTNEVDIPPNTRVGTKRYMAPEVLDESLNRSHFQSYIMADMYSFGLILWEIARRCVSAGIVEEYQLPYHDLVPSDPSYEDMREVVCIKRQRPSFPNRWSSDECLRQMGKLMTECWAHNPASRLTALRVKKTLCKMSDSQDIKL